From Candidatus Brocadiaceae bacterium, the proteins below share one genomic window:
- a CDS encoding RtcB family protein has translation MNEKKYNIQKIDNYRWRIPREGKMLVDGIVYANEHMMEDIQRDESLQQVINVSSLPGIVGHSLAMPDIHWGYGFPIGGVAAFDVNEGVVSPGGVGYDINCGVRLLKTGLYRVEIAPALESLVNNLFMNIPSGVGSHRKDLKLSQQEEKKALKNGAQWAVSQGYGSREDLEFIEEKGCIAGADPELISDRALKRGQSQLGTLGSGNHFIEVGYVSEIYNEEIARVLGLEKDGITIVVHTGSRGLGYQVCDDFIRVMINASKKYHIELADRQLCCAPINSPQGREYLAAMACAANYAFANRQMITHWIRESFEKTMHIGPKDGRISLIYDVCHNIAKMEEHIVDGQKKQLCVHRKGATRAYPPNHRHTPDAYKSIGQPVLIPGDMGRQSYVLVGTEKAYKDTFGSTCHGAGRVMSRGQAKRTSRGRDIAQELKDKGILVRADTRATLDEELPEAYKNVTEVVDTVEHAGISRKVAQLKPLCVIKG, from the coding sequence ATGAACGAAAAAAAATATAACATCCAGAAAATTGATAATTATCGTTGGCGTATCCCGAGAGAAGGAAAAATGCTAGTGGACGGTATTGTGTACGCAAACGAACACATGATGGAGGATATACAGAGAGACGAAAGTCTTCAACAGGTGATTAATGTCTCTTCTCTTCCGGGAATTGTAGGACATTCCCTGGCAATGCCTGATATTCACTGGGGATATGGATTTCCCATCGGAGGCGTGGCAGCGTTTGATGTGAATGAAGGCGTGGTATCTCCCGGAGGAGTGGGCTATGATATCAATTGTGGGGTACGGTTATTAAAGACCGGTCTTTATCGCGTGGAAATAGCTCCTGCATTGGAATCCCTGGTTAATAATTTGTTTATGAATATTCCGTCTGGAGTAGGTTCACATCGCAAGGACTTAAAACTTTCACAGCAGGAAGAAAAAAAGGCGCTTAAAAATGGCGCACAATGGGCTGTTTCTCAGGGTTATGGCAGCAGGGAAGACCTGGAGTTCATTGAAGAAAAAGGATGTATCGCAGGCGCAGATCCCGAACTTATTTCTGATCGCGCTTTAAAGAGAGGCCAATCTCAACTGGGCACCCTTGGCTCAGGAAACCATTTCATTGAAGTTGGGTATGTATCAGAAATCTATAATGAGGAAATTGCCCGCGTATTAGGATTGGAAAAGGACGGAATTACTATTGTGGTGCATACCGGTTCAAGGGGTTTGGGGTATCAGGTATGTGATGATTTTATACGTGTTATGATTAATGCTTCAAAAAAGTATCATATAGAATTGGCCGACAGACAGCTTTGTTGCGCGCCAATTAACTCACCACAGGGGCGGGAATACTTGGCCGCAATGGCCTGTGCGGCAAATTATGCATTTGCCAACAGACAAATGATTACCCATTGGATAAGAGAGTCTTTTGAAAAAACAATGCACATCGGACCAAAAGATGGCAGGATATCCCTGATTTACGATGTATGTCATAACATTGCCAAGATGGAAGAACATATTGTAGACGGACAGAAGAAGCAATTGTGTGTTCACCGAAAAGGAGCTACGCGAGCATACCCTCCCAATCATCGGCATACGCCTGACGCATATAAATCCATTGGTCAACCGGTTCTGATACCAGGCGATATGGGACGTCAGTCCTATGTGTTGGTGGGCACGGAGAAGGCTTATAAAGACACCTTCGGAAGCACCTGCCATGGCGCCGGAAGGGTCATGAGCAGAGGCCAGGCAAAAAGAACTTCGAGGGGCAGAGATATTGCCCAGGAGCTTAAAGATAAAGGAATACTTGTCCGTGCAGACACCCGAGCCACACTCGATGAAGAATTACCTGAGGCATACAAAAATGTCACCGAAGTGGTAGATACCGTGGAACATGCGGGGATTAGCAGAAAAGTTGCGCAACTGAAGCCATTGTGCGTTATTAAAGGTTAA
- a CDS encoding glycoside hydrolase family 15 protein, which yields MPRDIPVGNGSLLVNFDENYTIRDIYYPHVGKENHSMGHPNRFGVWTDGKFSWMNARDWKLTMKYQRETLVTSVQALNEELEITLLCNDVVDYEKNIFLRKIQAINMKDERREIRLFFHQDLSVMENEIGDTVFYDAKQNSLIHYKGARYFLINCSAGDFWGVREYATGVKRLHGAEGTWRDAEDGILGGNPIAQGSVDSTIGIPMKIDPLGDAVAYYWIAAGNTYSEVNTLNNILLSEKPQTIIDRTASYWMHWANKEDFNFGSLPYEVVDLFKRSLLILATQIDSGGAIIAANDSDIRQYAKDTYSYMWPRDGALVSSALMKAGYTTPCRKFFDFCANVITPYNFCASVMIEDGFLLHKYNPDGSFGSSWHPWVKGEEIHVPIQEDETALLLWAIGQYYDIYRKIDEIRPLYHTFIEKAADFLVSYRDEQTGLPLPSYDLWEERRGILSFTAATVYGGLLAAANISDIFYHTKKSELYRQTAEQMKKAIDEHLYSKEHKRFLRMIYPKKDGGYEIDATIDASLYGMFAFGVYRSDDIKVKNTMKAIEDSLCVKTDVGGIARYEHDLYQRIGNDDSIPGNPWIICTMWLAQYYTSIAKSAKDLECVVDHLKWAVSKALPSGVLAEQIHPFTGEHVSVSPLTWSHATIVQTVIEYLEKLQELHTCNHCGRSIFVYHRTGRQQVKKRLPGYADESSEKEHFRYLEQIDIMKNGESNTLRINQEKCVGCGICAVNSKGVIAVVADKAKIIAEKAPAWDVTPGFEKCCPLGAITIEKNHEDKT from the coding sequence ATGCCAAGAGATATACCCGTCGGGAACGGCTCTTTACTGGTGAACTTCGATGAAAATTATACTATCCGCGACATTTACTATCCTCACGTTGGAAAAGAAAACCATTCCATGGGACATCCAAACAGATTTGGCGTCTGGACGGATGGAAAATTTTCATGGATGAATGCCCGCGATTGGAAATTGACTATGAAATATCAGAGAGAAACTCTCGTCACTTCCGTACAGGCCTTAAATGAGGAGCTGGAGATTACACTGCTCTGTAATGATGTTGTGGATTATGAAAAGAACATCTTCCTCCGTAAAATCCAGGCGATCAATATGAAAGACGAAAGGAGAGAAATTCGCCTTTTCTTTCATCAAGACTTGAGTGTTATGGAAAACGAGATAGGGGACACCGTATTTTATGACGCAAAGCAAAACAGCCTCATCCACTATAAAGGCGCACGGTACTTCCTCATTAACTGTTCCGCGGGAGATTTCTGGGGCGTCCGTGAATACGCGACAGGAGTAAAGAGACTCCATGGAGCGGAAGGCACCTGGCGTGATGCGGAGGATGGCATTCTCGGAGGAAACCCCATTGCGCAGGGCTCCGTAGATTCAACAATTGGAATTCCTATGAAAATTGATCCATTGGGCGACGCAGTCGCTTATTACTGGATCGCCGCAGGCAATACGTATAGCGAAGTAAACACCCTGAACAATATCCTTTTAAGCGAAAAGCCTCAAACGATCATAGACAGAACGGCAAGTTACTGGATGCACTGGGCAAACAAAGAAGACTTTAACTTTGGCTCTTTGCCCTATGAAGTGGTAGATCTTTTCAAACGAAGTCTGTTGATTCTCGCCACGCAGATTGACAGTGGCGGCGCTATTATCGCCGCAAACGACTCTGATATCAGGCAATACGCAAAAGACACATACAGCTATATGTGGCCCCGTGACGGAGCGTTGGTAAGCTCTGCCCTGATGAAGGCGGGATATACTACACCGTGCAGAAAATTTTTTGATTTCTGCGCCAATGTTATTACCCCGTATAATTTTTGCGCAAGCGTTATGATTGAGGATGGGTTCTTATTGCACAAATATAATCCGGACGGTTCTTTTGGCAGTTCATGGCACCCATGGGTAAAAGGAGAGGAAATCCATGTTCCCATCCAGGAAGACGAAACAGCCCTGCTCCTCTGGGCAATCGGACAATATTATGACATCTATCGGAAAATCGATGAAATACGTCCTCTTTACCATACTTTTATCGAAAAGGCGGCGGATTTCCTTGTGAGTTATCGTGACGAACAAACCGGGCTACCCCTTCCTTCATACGATCTATGGGAGGAGAGACGAGGAATATTATCATTTACAGCCGCCACCGTGTACGGAGGTCTTCTGGCAGCAGCAAATATTTCAGATATATTTTATCATACAAAAAAATCCGAATTATACAGGCAGACTGCGGAGCAAATGAAGAAAGCCATAGATGAACACCTGTACAGCAAAGAGCATAAAAGATTTCTGAGAATGATCTATCCTAAAAAAGACGGAGGATATGAAATTGACGCCACAATTGACGCCAGTTTATATGGAATGTTTGCCTTTGGCGTTTATCGTTCAGACGACATAAAAGTAAAGAATACCATGAAGGCGATTGAAGACTCCCTGTGCGTAAAAACGGATGTGGGAGGAATTGCCAGATACGAACATGATTTGTACCAGCGCATCGGCAACGATGACTCAATCCCCGGGAACCCGTGGATTATCTGCACGATGTGGTTGGCGCAGTACTACACTTCAATAGCCAAGTCGGCAAAAGATCTGGAATGCGTGGTGGACCATCTAAAATGGGCTGTGTCAAAGGCCCTGCCTTCTGGCGTGTTGGCAGAGCAGATACATCCATTTACCGGCGAACACGTTTCCGTGTCTCCCTTAACATGGAGCCACGCTACGATTGTGCAGACGGTAATTGAATACCTGGAGAAACTGCAGGAGTTGCATACCTGTAATCACTGCGGCCGATCAATATTCGTTTATCATCGCACAGGACGGCAGCAGGTGAAAAAGCGCTTACCGGGATACGCCGATGAATCTTCTGAGAAAGAACACTTTCGTTACCTTGAACAAATAGATATAATGAAAAATGGCGAATCCAACACGTTGCGCATAAATCAGGAGAAATGTGTCGGCTGTGGAATTTGTGCCGTAAATTCAAAAGGAGTTATAGCTGTGGTTGCTGATAAGGCAAAGATTATCGCGGAAAAAGCGCCCGCATGGGATGTTACGCCAGGTTTTGAAAAATGCTGCCCATTAGGGGCTATTACCATAGAGAAGAACCATGAAGATAAGACATAA